A single window of Oscillatoria sp. FACHB-1406 DNA harbors:
- a CDS encoding HlyD family efflux transporter periplasmic adaptor subunit: MNNIPLNSSPSPKPQTFKVLPPQQRSTLARPTEQSNPIQPAVERTNSPQESQPKKNSLLGLVTTAGIILVIGAIGYIPIPNYVTGDTEISSRINKRQQVTMPVSGRLKLHIGPNQLIRENDLIAEVESDERDNQRITKEEELVKAKQSVFIAQQQLEVARTRLGFAQNGEAIARDRANRQVTDLRNPDTVPLLRRLESEKAIVPSEIGQIEAEIFSIQADMTGLQNQLILADQKFRRYESFNKDGIIPQNELEAVLERKKSLESQIQQRQGLIASKQSQIQQKQGSLAVKDEQVKEARKQMSDTLYNYQDALTQARSDVETARREVEKEQINVQTQQQYVQKLEESLVQLQGQQNNLKLYANISGTATSENLDLLENNNLEMGKVVLDIVDMRNLSAEVLIRQEDKDFIKPGAKVQFVEHGGTVRYKAIVEDKGILPVVRTPEKQQKPMLKVIITIENKDMLLRPGMTGYAHIKTGELRIYQKVGHELNKLFNVGKYLPWIPG; encoded by the coding sequence ATGAATAACATACCGCTGAATTCTAGTCCCTCTCCAAAACCACAAACTTTTAAAGTTCTTCCTCCGCAACAGCGTTCGACTTTAGCACGTCCAACGGAACAATCCAACCCAATTCAACCCGCAGTAGAGCGCACTAATTCACCCCAAGAATCCCAGCCTAAAAAGAACTCTCTACTCGGTTTGGTGACAACAGCCGGTATTATTTTAGTCATTGGCGCGATCGGCTATATTCCTATTCCAAATTACGTTACAGGCGATACAGAAATTAGCAGCAGGATCAACAAACGCCAGCAAGTTACAATGCCCGTTTCTGGTCGTTTAAAACTCCATATCGGACCCAATCAGTTAATTCGGGAGAACGACTTAATCGCGGAAGTTGAAAGCGACGAACGCGACAACCAACGCATTACGAAAGAAGAAGAATTAGTGAAAGCGAAACAAAGTGTTTTTATCGCTCAACAGCAGTTGGAAGTCGCAAGAACTCGCCTCGGTTTCGCGCAGAATGGCGAAGCGATCGCGCGCGATCGCGCCAATCGCCAAGTTACCGACCTTCGCAATCCCGATACCGTCCCCCTACTGCGCCGTTTGGAAAGCGAAAAAGCGATCGTTCCCAGCGAAATCGGACAAATTGAAGCGGAAATTTTCTCGATCCAGGCAGATATGACTGGGTTACAAAACCAGTTAATTTTAGCAGATCAAAAGTTTCGCCGCTACGAATCTTTTAACAAAGATGGTATTATTCCCCAGAACGAATTGGAAGCTGTTTTGGAAAGAAAAAAAAGTTTAGAGTCGCAAATTCAGCAAAGGCAAGGATTAATTGCTTCTAAACAAAGTCAAATCCAACAGAAACAAGGTTCTCTCGCCGTAAAAGACGAACAAGTCAAGGAAGCGAGAAAACAAATGAGCGATACGCTCTATAATTATCAAGATGCGTTGACGCAAGCGCGATCGGACGTTGAAACGGCTCGACGGGAAGTTGAAAAAGAGCAAATTAACGTTCAGACGCAGCAGCAATACGTTCAGAAACTAGAAGAAAGTCTCGTTCAACTTCAAGGACAGCAAAACAACTTAAAGCTTTATGCCAATATCAGCGGCACGGCAACGAGCGAAAATTTAGATTTGTTAGAAAATAATAATTTAGAAATGGGCAAGGTCGTTTTAGATATTGTCGATATGCGGAATCTAAGCGCCGAAGTATTAATTCGTCAGGAAGATAAAGATTTTATCAAACCTGGTGCAAAAGTTCAGTTTGTCGAACATGGCGGAACGGTACGTTATAAAGCTATTGTGGAAGATAAAGGGATTTTGCCGGTGGTGAGAACGCCTGAAAAGCAACAAAAGCCGATGTTAAAAGTTATTATTACTATCGAAAATAAAGATATGTTACTAAGACCGGGAATGACAGGTTACGCGCATATCAAAACAGGAGAATTGCGAATTTATCAAAAAGTCGGACACGAGTTAAATAAGTTGTTTAATGTGGGTAAATATTTGCCTTGGATTCCGGGTTAG
- the alr gene encoding alanine racemase: protein MAHHIEVRVSPEIFASNIHHIRDRVTPAQLCVVMKANAYGHGLRALAPVAVAAGADYIGICTNPEATILRELGLTVKILRLRMGFPEEFEESIDVLDIEEQVGTLEAALYLSAAGVQRNRKIPVHLNIDTGMGRSGFFCHELEELKKVCGLPGLEIVGIMTHFASADGKDLVFTHQQIENFYNLRRALSDYLPDNILTHTHNSAATFRLGEQCNSLARVGAACYGVRTSQNFQNPSELQPVMSVKTKVAQVRKIPAGRTIGYSSLHTTQRESLIASLPVGFGEGYPRSLFNKGIVLIKGHRCPVVGRVSLNITTVDITDVPEPVKWGDEVVLVGKQGNEEITFEELADKFDSVHTEINLMAGFMNEIVYS from the coding sequence ATGGCGCATCATATTGAAGTTCGAGTCAGCCCAGAAATTTTCGCGAGTAATATTCATCATATTCGCGATCGCGTCACTCCCGCGCAACTGTGCGTCGTCATGAAAGCGAATGCTTACGGACACGGACTTCGAGCTTTAGCACCCGTTGCGGTTGCCGCAGGAGCCGATTATATTGGGATTTGTACGAACCCCGAAGCCACTATCCTGCGCGAATTAGGTTTAACGGTTAAAATTTTGCGCTTGCGGATGGGATTCCCCGAAGAATTTGAAGAATCTATCGACGTTCTCGACATTGAGGAACAAGTCGGAACCCTAGAAGCAGCACTCTATCTTTCTGCTGCTGGAGTCCAACGTAACCGGAAAATTCCCGTTCATCTCAACATCGATACAGGGATGGGACGCAGCGGTTTTTTTTGCCACGAACTAGAAGAACTCAAAAAAGTTTGCGGTTTACCGGGCTTAGAAATTGTAGGAATTATGACTCATTTTGCTAGCGCAGATGGAAAAGATTTAGTATTTACCCACCAACAAATTGAGAATTTTTACAATCTGCGTCGGGCGTTAAGCGATTATCTTCCCGATAATATTTTGACCCATACTCACAATAGCGCTGCTACTTTTCGTCTTGGAGAACAGTGTAACAGTTTGGCGCGCGTCGGAGCAGCTTGTTATGGCGTTCGCACGTCACAAAATTTCCAAAACCCGTCGGAATTACAACCGGTAATGTCGGTAAAAACTAAAGTCGCTCAAGTCCGGAAAATTCCCGCAGGACGAACGATTGGTTATAGCAGTTTACATACCACGCAACGCGAGAGTTTAATTGCTTCGTTACCAGTTGGGTTTGGGGAAGGATATCCGCGATCGCTGTTTAATAAAGGTATTGTTTTGATTAAAGGCCATCGCTGTCCCGTCGTAGGGCGCGTTTCGCTTAATATTACCACTGTTGATATTACCGACGTTCCCGAACCCGTGAAGTGGGGCGATGAAGTGGTTTTAGTGGGCAAACAAGGGAACGAAGAAATTACCTTCGAGGAACTTGCCGACAAATTCGACAGCGTTCATACTGAAATTAATTTGATGGCGGGTTTTATGAATGAGATTGTCTATTCTTAA